The following is a genomic window from Pedobacter sp. KBS0701.
ACGGTAAAGTGATCAGTGTAAAAGCATCTTCATATACCAACTCGTTAACTGTTGATGGCTTTGCTGATACCGCATCCTACAATCTTAATTTGTATGCCATTGATAAATCTGAAAATAAGTCCGCACCTGTAACTATAAAAGTAAAAGCACTGGAACCACCCATTTTTGCGATTAGGAGAAGCCTGGTTTTGGTTACCGATTTCGGAGGGATCAATATAAGCTTTGCCAATCCTACGGAGGCCAATATTGCAGTTGTGGTAACCTATAAAGATTCTTTGGGCAATTTTGCAACCAAAGAAACGATCTATACCAAATCTAAAAGCGGCATTTTTTCGTCCAGGGGATTTCCTTCTAAAGAAACAATTTTCGGTGTTTACATCAGAGACAGGTGGGACAACCGCACCGATACGGCGAAGGCTACCCTAACGCCGATTTTTGAAAAAGAATTGGATAAAAGTAAATTTAAAGTACTTACTCTGCCAACTGATGCACCTGTAGGTTGGGGTTTACCCATTAACAATTTATGGGATAAAGTAATATCCGCCGAGGGCAATATGTGGCATACAACTGATGTTGGCATGCCCCTTCATGTAACATTTGATCTTGGCGTGACTGCAAAAATCAGTCGTTTTACGCTTTGGCAAAGACAAGGGGTATGGATTTATAACCATGGAAATCCCAAGCGATATGAAATATGGGGATCTAATAATCCGGCAAGTGATGGCAGTTATACCAATTGGACCAGACTGGCATCATGTGTCTCCGTTAAACCTTCTGCCCAACCACTTGGCTCCAATTCCAATGAGGACGTTGAGGCTGCTGCACGTGGTGAGGAAAACAATGTTCCTTTGAATGCCGCTCCCGTAAGATATATCCGCATCAGGGTATTGGAAACATGGGCAGGACCGGGGGGACAGGCCGCACACGTTTCAGAAATGACTTTTTATGGAAACGACAAATGATCTTTATTAAATATTATAACGATATGAAACATATTATTATTGCTTACTCCTTCATTGCGATTGCCATACTAATGGCTTCTTGCAGCAAAATGGATGAATATAAAAAGTTTACCGATGGAAAACTGATTGTTTATCCGGGTAAAGCCGATTCCTTAAGGGTTCAGTCAGGGCGCAACCGGGCATTGGTGAGGTTCCTGCTCATT
Proteins encoded in this region:
- a CDS encoding DUF5000 domain-containing lipoprotein, whose product is MKKSKWFVLLALFCVTILGCKEDILAPLEKDSVAPQPISNPVSERMAGAVKVSYNLPSDADLMYVMAEYTNKYGKVISVKASSYTNSLTVDGFADTASYNLNLYAIDKSENKSAPVTIKVKALEPPIFAIRRSLVLVTDFGGINISFANPTEANIAVVVTYKDSLGNFATKETIYTKSKSGIFSSRGFPSKETIFGVYIRDRWDNRTDTAKATLTPIFEKELDKSKFKVLTLPTDAPVGWGLPINNLWDKVISAEGNMWHTTDVGMPLHVTFDLGVTAKISRFTLWQRQGVWIYNHGNPKRYEIWGSNNPASDGSYTNWTRLASCVSVKPSAQPLGSNSNEDVEAAARGEENNVPLNAAPVRYIRIRVLETWAGPGGQAAHVSEMTFYGNDK